From one Mycobacteriales bacterium genomic stretch:
- a CDS encoding maltokinase yields MTATLEDLLADWLPTQRWYGAKGTVVAGVSVERSTSLLTEPRVDHLVLRVDSPSGGSERYQLLLGRRRGEVEERLQHVVVGEVHGDVLYDAIHDPVAATALLEALAGGSTVDALDFVSDAELDTTLVPRVLTGEQSNTSVVYGDRYILKLFRRLQPGANPDIEVTKALADAGSPHVARPLAWLDTTLDGTVTTLGLLQVFLLGATEGWATATASVRDLLAEGDLHADEVGGDFAGEAERLGVATAEVHALMARVLPASVAGPAESAATAQQLHERLDAALLVVPELAPFADDLRRAYDVVAERTEPVAVQRVHGDLHLGQVLRTQDGWVLLDFEGEPARPLAERTALMSPLRDVAGMLRSFDYAARHLLADRTHHGDEVPQLAYRAQEWADRNRAAYCDGYARAAGADPRDDQALLRAFELDKAVYEVVYEAQNRPTWLQVPLYSIERLVGATA; encoded by the coding sequence ATGACCGCCACTCTCGAGGACCTGCTGGCCGACTGGCTGCCGACCCAGCGCTGGTACGGCGCCAAGGGCACCGTCGTCGCGGGCGTGTCCGTCGAGCGGAGCACCTCGCTGCTCACCGAGCCCCGGGTGGACCACCTCGTCCTGCGGGTCGACTCCCCCAGCGGCGGCAGCGAGCGCTACCAGCTGCTGCTCGGCCGGCGCCGCGGCGAGGTCGAGGAGCGGCTGCAGCACGTGGTCGTCGGCGAGGTCCACGGCGACGTGCTCTACGACGCGATCCACGACCCGGTCGCTGCGACCGCCCTGCTCGAGGCGCTCGCCGGCGGGTCGACCGTCGACGCACTGGACTTCGTCTCCGACGCCGAGCTCGACACGACGCTGGTCCCGCGGGTGCTCACCGGCGAGCAGAGCAACACCTCCGTCGTCTACGGCGACCGCTACATCCTCAAGCTCTTCCGCCGCCTCCAGCCCGGTGCCAACCCCGACATCGAGGTGACCAAGGCGCTCGCCGACGCGGGAAGCCCCCACGTCGCGCGACCGCTCGCCTGGCTCGACACCACCCTCGACGGCACCGTCACCACGCTCGGCCTGCTGCAGGTCTTCCTGCTCGGCGCGACCGAGGGCTGGGCGACCGCGACGGCGAGCGTGCGCGACCTGCTCGCCGAGGGCGACCTGCACGCCGACGAGGTCGGCGGTGACTTCGCGGGCGAGGCAGAGCGTCTCGGCGTCGCCACCGCCGAGGTCCACGCGCTCATGGCCCGCGTGCTGCCCGCCTCCGTCGCTGGCCCCGCCGAGTCGGCGGCAACCGCGCAGCAGCTGCACGAGCGCCTCGACGCCGCACTGCTCGTCGTCCCCGAGCTGGCGCCCTTCGCCGACGACCTGCGCCGCGCCTACGACGTGGTCGCGGAGCGCACCGAGCCGGTGGCGGTCCAGCGGGTCCACGGCGACCTGCACCTCGGCCAGGTCTTGCGCACGCAGGACGGCTGGGTGCTGCTCGACTTCGAGGGCGAACCCGCCCGCCCGCTGGCCGAACGGACGGCGCTGATGTCACCGCTGCGCGACGTGGCGGGGATGCTTCGCTCCTTCGACTACGCGGCCCGCCACCTGCTGGCCGACCGCACGCACCATGGTGACGAGGTCCCCCAGCTGGCGTACCGCGCCCAGGAGTGGGCAGACCGCAACAGGGCGGCCTACTGCGACGGCTACGCCCGCGCGGCAGGCGCCGACCCCCGTGACGACCAGGCCCTCTTGCGGGCCTTCGAGCTGGACAAGGCGGTCTACGAAGTGGTCTACGAGGCGCAGAACCGGCCGACCTGGCTGCAGGTCCCGCTGTACTCCATCGAGCGCCTCGTCGGGGCGACCGCGTGA